The sequence below is a genomic window from Salarchaeum japonicum.
GACAGCAATCGGCTCCGGCACCGACGTCGCCATCGAAGCTGCAGACGTCACGCTGATGCGAGACGACCCGCTCGACGTGGTAAAGGCGATCCGAATCTCAGACGCGACACTCCAGAAGATCAAACAGAACCTCGTGTGGGCGCTCGGTTACAACACGGCGATGATTCCGTTAGCGTCGCTCGGCCTCCTCCAGCCCGTGCTCGCTGCAGCAGCAATGGCGTTCTCGTCGGTGTCGGTGCTGACGAACAGTCTCCTGTTCCGGCGGTACACCCCCGATCACGACTACAAGCTCTTCGGATTTCTTCGCTAACCGTCACCTCTAGATCAATGTCGAATATTTCCCGGCACACGGTTCGAAGGTACCTCGTCGAGACAGCCAGTAGCGAACCGACATACCTCCGGGCTCGCGAGATTGCCAGCGACCTCGACGGATCTCCCAAGGCAGTCGCGCAGTATCTCAGCCAGCTCCAGGACGAACTCACAATCGTTTCACTCGAACAGTGGGGGCGCTCGAAAAGCACGACGTGGCGATTGGAGGTGAACGGGTCGTGAGTACTGTCACCCGCCGCGTCGAGACTGTCCTTCCGGAGACCGGCTCACGCGAGTGGTGGGCGCTGTACCTGCTGGCCCCGCTCGTCCTCCTCGGTGGGGGCATCCTCGTGTTTCCGACGTTGGTCTACGACCGGTTCATCTGGCAGTATCTCTGGGGACCAGTCGTCGCCGATGCGGCCGGTCAGCCAGTCACGCACGAGGGGGTTCGTGCTGTCCAGGGCTACAACGCGGTGAACACGGTAATCTACCTCGCGGCAGTCGTATACAGCCTCCCCGGACTACGTGCGTATCTCGACCAACTCGACGTCACGTTCGACGCACGACTGGCCTACGGGTTCGCTCCGATCATCATCGCAGGTGGGGCGATGCGCGCCCTCGAGGATCTCGGGCTGCTCGGGGACTACGCGGTGTGGTTCATCACGCCATCGATTTACATCGTCGTCACCGCTGTCACCATCCTCGCGCTCGGTGTCGGTGCACTCTTGCGTGACCAAAATATCGGATCTATCCCGCTAACAGTCGGGCTCGTCGGGTCGGTGTGGGCTGTCGGGGCCGTCTGGTGGGCTGTTTGGCACGGCCTCTCGACATCGACCCCACTCCGCCTATGGGTTCCTGTCGCGACGACGGGGATAGCGCTCGGCGTAACCGCACTCTACTACTGGGGCGCGAGTTTCGTCAATATCACACACCTTCGACACCCGCTAATTCTGCTGGCCGTTTTCGGCCAGTTGTGGGACGCTGCGCAGAATCTCATCGGTGTGACGTTCCTCGGCTACTCCCCAAAGCTGGTCGTGACGAATCTCGTGTACCAGGCGACTGGATTCTCCGGATCGACGTTCGTGCTGAAACTCGTCGTGACTGTCGGCATCGTGTGGTATCTCGCCGATGCGAAAGAGGAGATGAATCACACGTGGTGGTGGCTTATGACGTTCTTCATCGGAGCGATCGGACTCCCGATGGGCGTTCGTGGGTCACTTCGGATGCTGTTGGGAGCTTAACGATGGCCTCAAAGATTGGCAAAAACCGATGACACGAACGTCCAAAATTGCGGTAATAGGTGGAGGGATGGCCGGGCTTGCAGCAGCTGCTGGATTCGACGACGCTGGATTCGTCGTCGAACTATATGAGCGGCAGTCCTACGATAGCAAACGCGTTAATTGCGGAGAAGCGATGACAGCGGTATCGAAGATCCCACTCGAGCCGACTGTAGAGAACGGCTTTCTCAATCCGCTGCCAGCGATG
It includes:
- a CDS encoding DUF7123 family protein, which translates into the protein MSNISRHTVRRYLVETASSEPTYLRAREIASDLDGSPKAVAQYLSQLQDELTIVSLEQWGRSKSTTWRLEVNGS
- a CDS encoding DUF63 family protein — protein: MSTVTRRVETVLPETGSREWWALYLLAPLVLLGGGILVFPTLVYDRFIWQYLWGPVVADAAGQPVTHEGVRAVQGYNAVNTVIYLAAVVYSLPGLRAYLDQLDVTFDARLAYGFAPIIIAGGAMRALEDLGLLGDYAVWFITPSIYIVVTAVTILALGVGALLRDQNIGSIPLTVGLVGSVWAVGAVWWAVWHGLSTSTPLRLWVPVATTGIALGVTALYYWGASFVNITHLRHPLILLAVFGQLWDAAQNLIGVTFLGYSPKLVVTNLVYQATGFSGSTFVLKLVVTVGIVWYLADAKEEMNHTWWWLMTFFIGAIGLPMGVRGSLRMLLGA